The DNA sequence ATGGTAGTATGGCAATCTTGAATTCCTCTTCAACCTTGTACTGTTTGAGCATTACTTCAATGATTACAATTGGGGGTTTTGTATGTATTGCCACAAACCCTTCACTTCTAACTCTAGGCTTGAAGGTTTTGTCGCTATGCAGTATAATGTATGGTGTTCCATCATCATATACCCCATAAACATATATTGTTCTCGCCTCTCTTATTACATCCATGTAGCCTTCCAAACTCAACTCATCATCCAATAATCTTATCTATACACTAATACATTAACATTTATTTGGTGATTGTATTGAGCGTGCCACCAATAAATTACCCGAAGGACACTATTCTAAGTTTCAGTAAAGATGAGGAGATGTTTAGGGGGGTTGTTAAGGAGTTTTGTGATAGGTATATTGCGCCAGTCTGGGTTAAAGTTGATGAGGAAGCTGAGAAAGATCCCATGAATATACCATTAGACCTCTACTCCAAGATGGGTGAGCAAGGCTTATTTGCAATTCCATGTAGCTCGAAGTTTGGGGGGCAGGATGGAACATACACCATGGCTACAATAGCCACGGAGGAGATAGCTTATGCCGATCCAGCAGTGGCCATTGCCGTATACACACTCCTAAATAATGGTTGGCCCTTCGCTTTACAGGTTTTTGGCAGTGAGGAGGTTTGTCAAGAGATAATACCGGAGGTGGCTAAGGGGAGGGCATTCTTTGGAATATCGACAACAGAGCCTCAGGGGGGTTCAGATATTGCTGGAATAAAGACTACGGCTAAGAAGGAGGGGTCAAAGTACATATTCAATGGTGAAAAAGCCTACATTAGCGGTGTTGGAGAGGTTCAGAAACTTCCATGGGGTGGAGGATGGTTCCTAGTGGCTAGGACTGGTGGTCCTGGTCATAGGGGGTTATCGGCCTTCGCTTTCCTAGCTAGGAGGAATGGCGTGTTAGGTAAAGGGTTTCATCCAACAATATACCATGATATTGGTAGGCACGGCCTCACCACTGGAGGATTTATATTGGAGAACTTTGAGCTTGACGCCAAATACCTCCTCGGCGAGGAGAATAGGGGGTTCTATTATGTGATGGAGGGGTTCAACCTAGCTAGAATACTGGTTTCAGCTGCATGTGTTGGTGCAATGAAGTGGCTTTTGGAGAGGGCTGCTGAATGGTTTAAGCAGAGGAAGCTATTTGAGGGGAGATATATATCATCATTTCAAGGTGTAAGCTTCCCATTCGCCGAACTATATGCAAAGTATGAAGCTGCAAGATACTTCGTTTATAGAGCTGCAAGACTTGCGGATAAAGTTTATGTGGAGAAGGATCCAACCGTGAATCCAAGGGATTTAAATGTTCCAGTTGCTTTAGCTAAGATGTGGGCTCCACTGGCAGTTGCTGATTTAGCTGAGGAAGTTATGAAATGGTATGGGGCTTTCGCATATACCAAGGAATGCCCAGTATATAGAGCTTGGCTTGGAACATTCTCATATGCCATAGGCGCTGAGGGAGCTCAAAACATAATGAAATACATAATAGCCAGAGACCTCCTTGGAAGTGAATATGTTAAGGCTTAAACCATCATAACCTAAATCATCATTTTTCAAATTTTTTAGAGATATTAGTTACAAATATTGCATAAACTTTTTAAATCCTCTACACCTATATAGTATAGGCTCGTTTCCAAAAGATTTGGAAAACGTTATGGAGGGATAAATTGTTGAACCCAACATTTGCTGGGCAAATACTATTTGCAGGGCGTGGAAGCAGCCTAGTGATATTAATACTGCTAATAGTGTTCTTCTATATTGGTTTGAGACTTGCAAAGATGGGTAGACCTCCAAAGATGAGGCGTCTACCAGCAATAGATGCCATTGATGAGGCTGTGG is a window from the Candidatus Methanomethylicota archaeon genome containing:
- a CDS encoding acyl-CoA/acyl-ACP dehydrogenase, with product MPPINYPKDTILSFSKDEEMFRGVVKEFCDRYIAPVWVKVDEEAEKDPMNIPLDLYSKMGEQGLFAIPCSSKFGGQDGTYTMATIATEEIAYADPAVAIAVYTLLNNGWPFALQVFGSEEVCQEIIPEVAKGRAFFGISTTEPQGGSDIAGIKTTAKKEGSKYIFNGEKAYISGVGEVQKLPWGGGWFLVARTGGPGHRGLSAFAFLARRNGVLGKGFHPTIYHDIGRHGLTTGGFILENFELDAKYLLGEENRGFYYVMEGFNLARILVSAACVGAMKWLLERAAEWFKQRKLFEGRYISSFQGVSFPFAELYAKYEAARYFVYRAARLADKVYVEKDPTVNPRDLNVPVALAKMWAPLAVADLAEEVMKWYGAFAYTKECPVYRAWLGTFSYAIGAEGAQNIMKYIIARDLLGSEYVKA